The Deltaproteobacteria bacterium nucleotide sequence GTTGTAGGAGTGTTCTAATCCTTTGGCCATTTCTTCAACACCGCCAAAACCGCTCTTGCCGGTCTTGCGTTTCTCTTCCACCATCATCCAGGGGAAATATAAGCTTGGGGTGACGAAGGTGCCTTGTTTGACCATTTCTTCGATGCACTCTTCATCCATCATATCGCCATGATCGATGACATCGATGCCCGCTTTGAGGCCAGCAAGGATACCTTTCTTCGAGATGATATGGCCGCGAATTTTCTTGCCACGTTCGTGCGCAGCTTCGACAGCGGCGTCGATTTCCGCTTGGCTCATGGTCATGACATCTGCGGACCACATGAGGCCGTGTCCACCAGTGGGATAGAGTTTAATGATTTCAACGCCACCCTTAATTTCTTCACGCACGGCTTTACGAAAATCGTCTGGTCCGTCACAAATGCGCGCGAGGCCATCCATGTTGAGCTTCCAGAAATTGGGGTGGCAATCGACAGAGTCACCGGTGGTGACGAGATCGCGTCCGCAGGCGAGAAAATGCGGGCCGGGGATCATGCCGTTATCGATCGCCTTTTTCAGCGTGACATCGATGTTGTGCATCGTCCCTGCACCGACCGCACCAGTGTATCCAGAGCGAAGCAGCGTCTCCGCGTTCTTGGCCGCAATGAGTGTCAGATACGTAGGCGGATGCTTCATGTCGATGTCGTTCATGCTGAACACGTTGTCATACGCCACATGATAGTGACACATGGCCATACCCGGCATCAGCGCTTTGCCACCGAGATCATAAATAACATCCTGTGCTGTAGGTTTCGGTAGATTGCCGTTCGTCCCGACGGCTTTGATGCGATTGCCTTCGACGACAACCGTGGTATTTGGTTGTGGTTTATTCACTCCATCAATCAGATTTGCCCCTCGGAAGAATACACGTCCCATAGGAAGTCCTCCTTACGTATTTTCACAGTGTCGCCGCAGGTAACCTGAGCGCCCAATGGAATTCCTTATCTGCCTCGGCTGTGAGGTTGTCAAGGGAACGTTACGGCTGATGGCAGTTCTACCTGCCTATCAACGCCTCGGTCTTGCGTGGCGACCCTTGCTAGGTGCACTGCGTCAACCACGCACTCACTCGGCACCGGTCGCACCAGAACGCGTAGCCAAGGCCACCGCTACCCCACATGAATTGTTCTCCGGTTTCGGTGGGTAGCTCAGAATCGAACTGCGCTAAGAACTGCATTGTTGTTTTACACTGCGGACAGGTTGGATAATCAGGGCTTTGAATACAGCACGGGGCACCGCCAATATTGTTGCACCACACTATGCTTCTAGTAGTTCGTTCAGTTCGCTCATTACCGAACCTCCTTGCCCTACAACGACTATCGGCTAAGGAAAGTTCGAACGAAGACAGTTGAGAGACACTTCGTTAGTTGCGTATTCATTCGGCGATGATCACACCAAAACGTACAGCCAATTCCGCCACTGCCTCACACGAATCGTTCCCCTGTTGCGGTGAGCAGCCAGGAATCGCACTGCTCTACGCTTCCTCTTCGACTTGTAGTTCATTGAGTGCGACCTGGACAAGCCACTGCAGTCCGGCGAACACGACGACCCATGCTGCCATATATTGCAGGGCGATCAGAAAACTCTGAGGCTCGCTGGATGGATAGAAGAACGTATAGGCATGACGGGCGGGGACAGCGGACCGTCCCCAGAATACGAGAAAACGAACAAACGTGTACTGCATCCACCGTGCCGAGCTGCCCATCAAACAGAAACAGATCCCGCTGGTGACAATAGCAACCAGAAGGAAGCCAAGTTCGAGCGGTGACCAGAACGATGCAATCAGTGAAAATGTGAGTGCGGCAATGTAAACGTACGGTGCTTTTGATGGAACGGTTGAAGTGTGATTTTGCGCTGGATGTGAGGCGTGGTTCATAGCCGCGTGTTCCTTGGGAGGAGGCCATCGACTGTTTTCATGCGCTTTCTCAGTGCGCGCGAAGACCGGTACTGCTCCCTGCTGGGGCTATCGGCTGGAAGTCGCTAACGTTTATTGTGGTGGAGATTTTATGAGGACGAGCGTTCACCTGGAGACTGCTACCCACGCACGTTCAAACTCTGCCCTGTAGATGTGTACGGATAACGGCCGAAGACTTCGGTATTCAATGTGACGCCTAATCCTGGACCTTCAGGGACGGCGATGTTTCCATCACGAAAAGTGAAGGGTTCCTGGAACAGTGGAGCTTCTAGCGTGCAACCGGCAACCTCGACGTACGTACAGCCGGGCAGCGCAGCCATGAGATGTAATGTCGCAACAAAACCAGGGCCAAAATAGAACGAGTGCGCGGCGACTTGCGTTCCGTGCCTCACTGCCAGTTCGGCTATCTTCTTCCATTCACTGATCCCGCCCACCTTGGTGACACTCGGCTGTACGATATCTGCTGCTTCGCGCATGAAGAGACTCTGGAATCCGTACACGGTTCCTTCATTTTCACCGCTGGCGATCGGCATTCCCGCACCTTGCCGGACATACGCAAGGCTCAAGTAATCATCGGGTGGCCATACGGGTTCCTCAAGCCATGCAGGCCGATACGGTGCGACGGCACGAGCGAACGCTAACGCATCTTCTTTATTCCACGGACAATTGACATCGAGCATCAACTCGACATCGTTTCCGGCCACACGTCGCGCAATCTCTACCGACTTGACATCGATCTGGTGTAATTTGATGGCGTGAAAGCCTGCCTCTAAACAGCGCGCGACAACTTGGGCAACTTCTGGTGGATTGTGATACCGAAGCAGGCTGACATAGGTCGGTAACAATCGCGCTTCAGTGCCGCCGAGCAGGCGATACAATGGCTGTTTCTTAACCTTGCCGAGAATGTCCCACAATGCGATGTCGATGCCGCTGAGTGCAAACAAGCCAATACCACGTCGTCCGTATAACGAAGCCGCCTGACTTAAGCGATCCATCACCACTTCCGGCTGTGTCGGGTCCGCACCGATCAACATCGGTGTGAGGTCTTCAATGACGGCGCAGACGGCGTGCGGTACGCCATACGCGAATGCCTCGCCAAGACCGACGACACCAGCGTCAGTAAAAACCTGAATGATGATTTGTCGGCCCAGTCCGGTAGACCACGGCGACTCAGGGGTCTCGTGTCGTAACGGAATAGCCAGTGGAGTAGCTTGGACAGCGGTGATCTTCATATTGCGGATTGGTGATTGTGGATTGCGGATTGAATTTGCGGACCTTCTATTCCGCATTCCGCATTCTACAATTGCCG carries:
- a CDS encoding amidohydrolase family protein, which translates into the protein MGRVFFRGANLIDGVNKPQPNTTVVVEGNRIKAVGTNGNLPKPTAQDVIYDLGGKALMPGMAMCHYHVAYDNVFSMNDIDMKHPPTYLTLIAAKNAETLLRSGYTGAVGAGTMHNIDVTLKKAIDNGMIPGPHFLACGRDLVTTGDSVDCHPNFWKLNMDGLARICDGPDDFRKAVREEIKGGVEIIKLYPTGGHGLMWSADVMTMSQAEIDAAVEAAHERGKKIRGHIISKKGILAGLKAGIDVIDHGDMMDEECIEEMVKQGTFVTPSLYFPWMMVEEKRKTGKSGFGGVEEMAKGLEHSYNIIPKAQKAGVKFVIGDDFGIGSMPHGDYTKELEAYVKGPGISPLEVITWATKNGYELLGLGKEGGTIEAGKLADLLVVDGNPAKDIGVLKNRDNLDVVMKGGQFVTCQLTPSKARVQKAA
- a CDS encoding mandelate racemase/muconate lactonizing enzyme family protein encodes the protein MRNRRSANSIRNPQSPIRNMKITAVQATPLAIPLRHETPESPWSTGLGRQIIIQVFTDAGVVGLGEAFAYGVPHAVCAVIEDLTPMLIGADPTQPEVVMDRLSQAASLYGRRGIGLFALSGIDIALWDILGKVKKQPLYRLLGGTEARLLPTYVSLLRYHNPPEVAQVVARCLEAGFHAIKLHQIDVKSVEIARRVAGNDVELMLDVNCPWNKEDALAFARAVAPYRPAWLEEPVWPPDDYLSLAYVRQGAGMPIASGENEGTVYGFQSLFMREAADIVQPSVTKVGGISEWKKIAELAVRHGTQVAAHSFYFGPGFVATLHLMAALPGCTYVEVAGCTLEAPLFQEPFTFRDGNIAVPEGPGLGVTLNTEVFGRYPYTSTGQSLNVRG